From a single Candidatus Baltobacteraceae bacterium genomic region:
- the tcmP gene encoding three-Cys-motif partner protein TcmP, producing the protein MDESEINESLLDEVGAWTILKHDIVQYYATTYSSILENHRKKKPNFNLTYYYIDGFANAGYVKEKATGEILEGSALRVLNQVQPPFAKYFFVELANKRFAALKKACGARANVMLYNGDANQVLPKQVFPEVQFKRFERAFCLLDPYNEATLSWDTVRAAATTGTIDVLIHFPIYSMNINVLRKAGDYSEEQRARLRFYWGDDSWEDAAYRNDTTLFGWKTKRTNEEIVAAYCKRLVDVGGFLGASKPIPMKNGKGNVVYYLVFASSNDTGVRAVRSVANHFIKQLKAA; encoded by the coding sequence GTGGACGAGAGCGAAATCAATGAGTCGCTACTCGATGAAGTTGGCGCATGGACGATTTTGAAACACGATATCGTACAGTACTACGCGACGACCTATTCATCGATTTTGGAGAATCATCGCAAGAAAAAACCTAACTTCAATCTGACCTACTACTACATTGACGGCTTCGCGAACGCCGGCTACGTTAAAGAGAAGGCGACGGGAGAAATTCTCGAAGGCAGCGCCCTTCGCGTGCTAAATCAGGTGCAGCCGCCGTTCGCGAAATACTTCTTCGTGGAGCTGGCTAATAAGCGCTTTGCGGCATTGAAGAAGGCCTGCGGCGCCCGTGCGAACGTAATGCTCTATAACGGCGATGCCAACCAGGTCTTACCCAAGCAAGTCTTCCCGGAGGTACAGTTCAAGCGCTTCGAGCGAGCGTTTTGTCTGCTGGACCCATACAACGAGGCCACGCTCTCGTGGGACACCGTTCGGGCCGCTGCCACAACTGGAACGATAGACGTACTTATTCATTTCCCGATCTACTCCATGAACATCAACGTACTGCGCAAGGCCGGCGACTATAGTGAAGAGCAGCGCGCGAGGTTGAGATTCTACTGGGGTGACGATTCTTGGGAAGATGCCGCTTATCGTAACGATACGACGCTGTTCGGCTGGAAGACGAAGCGTACAAATGAAGAGATCGTCGCTGCGTACTGCAAGCGGCTGGTCGACGTCGGAGGTTTCCTCGGCGCTTCGAAACCGATTCCCATGAAGAATGGCAAAGGAAATGTCGTCTACTATCTTGTCTTCGCTTCAAGCAACGACACCGGGGTTAGGGCGGTAAGGAGCGTGGCAAATCACTTCATCAAGCAACTGAAAGCCGCATAG
- a CDS encoding phage Gp37/Gp68 family protein: MATTSTIEWTQATWNPVSGCERVSPGCDNCYALKFAERFRDVPGHYYANGFDLTLRPNMLDRPRSWKKSRFIFVNSMSDLFHRFVPDEYIDQVFDRMELVDHHVYQVLTKRPERLRRYARKRYGKRAIPMHIWLGVSIENNDYAWRADMLREVNAQVRFLSVEPMLGPIDRVALDEMSWVIVGGESGPRYRPMEETWVREVRDRCKKQKIAFFFKQWHKAGTGRLLDGKTWDEMPENRIRAVSV, translated from the coding sequence ATGGCAACGACCAGCACTATCGAATGGACCCAGGCGACCTGGAATCCCGTGTCCGGCTGCGAGCGCGTATCTCCCGGGTGCGATAACTGCTACGCTTTGAAATTCGCCGAGCGGTTCCGCGACGTTCCAGGCCATTATTACGCAAACGGCTTCGACCTGACCCTGCGCCCGAACATGCTGGATCGGCCGCGTAGTTGGAAAAAATCACGGTTCATCTTCGTTAACTCGATGAGCGACTTGTTTCATCGGTTCGTTCCAGACGAGTACATCGATCAGGTCTTCGACCGGATGGAACTCGTTGATCACCACGTTTATCAGGTGCTCACAAAACGTCCAGAACGCCTTCGCCGATATGCGAGAAAGCGATACGGGAAACGTGCGATTCCCATGCACATCTGGCTCGGCGTCAGCATCGAGAACAACGATTACGCCTGGCGAGCCGATATGCTTCGCGAAGTCAACGCTCAGGTACGTTTCCTCTCCGTCGAACCGATGCTCGGTCCTATTGATCGCGTCGCTTTAGACGAAATGTCATGGGTCATAGTCGGTGGCGAATCCGGCCCGCGCTACCGACCAATGGAGGAAACCTGGGTACGAGAAGTTCGGGATCGGTGTAAGAAGCAGAAAATAGCGTTCTTCTTCAAGCAGTGGCACAAGGCCGGGACCGGCCGGCTTCTTGACGGCAAGACCTGGGACGAGATGCCCGAGAATCGCATCCGAGCAGTGTCGGTATAG
- a CDS encoding restriction endonuclease, with amino-acid sequence MSVWLVRAGRYGEREDFALEKNVSTIGWSAMPDLAPMSSRGEVRTELELRYSAESAGTISNWTGQLWRFAKEIAEGDVIAMPLKNRPFVQFGTVTGPYKYEPKFPEDAHHSHTVKWVREVARASIDQDLLFSLGSTMTVAKIERNDAERRFRQMMEGSPAPSPSPRSADEAPQSFERTDVEEIGLDAIRTHIKTKFAGHRLARLVEGVLIAQGYATKLSPPGSDGGVDVLAGRGPLGTDSPRLCVQVKSGDTPVDVKILRELKGTVDNFKADIGLLVSFAGFRSSIPLEANHDHFKIRLWNDVDLMKAITENYDRLPEDLKADLPLRRVWTLAVEE; translated from the coding sequence ATGTCTGTTTGGCTCGTCCGCGCCGGCCGCTATGGCGAACGCGAGGATTTCGCTCTAGAGAAAAATGTCTCGACTATCGGTTGGTCGGCGATGCCAGATCTGGCCCCGATGAGCAGCCGCGGTGAGGTCCGGACGGAGTTGGAACTGCGCTATTCTGCAGAATCCGCTGGCACGATCTCCAATTGGACCGGTCAACTGTGGCGTTTCGCCAAGGAGATTGCAGAAGGCGACGTCATCGCTATGCCGCTCAAGAACCGCCCATTCGTGCAGTTCGGAACAGTCACCGGACCATACAAGTACGAGCCGAAATTTCCGGAAGATGCGCACCATTCGCACACCGTGAAATGGGTTCGCGAAGTGGCGCGCGCATCGATTGATCAAGATTTGCTCTTTTCACTCGGTTCGACGATGACCGTTGCTAAGATCGAGCGCAACGACGCCGAGCGCCGATTCCGCCAAATGATGGAGGGCTCGCCCGCGCCTTCCCCTTCGCCGCGATCAGCCGACGAAGCGCCGCAGTCGTTCGAGCGCACGGACGTCGAGGAAATCGGCTTGGATGCGATTCGCACCCACATCAAAACGAAATTCGCGGGCCACCGTCTTGCTCGCCTCGTCGAAGGTGTGCTCATCGCTCAAGGCTACGCGACGAAGCTGTCTCCGCCGGGAAGCGACGGCGGCGTCGACGTGCTCGCCGGTCGCGGACCGTTAGGAACCGACTCTCCGCGCTTGTGTGTTCAGGTGAAGTCGGGCGACACGCCGGTAGACGTGAAGATACTGCGCGAACTCAAAGGCACGGTGGATAACTTCAAGGCGGACATCGGTCTGTTGGTGTCATTCGCTGGCTTCCGGTCGTCCATTCCGCTCGAAGCGAATCACGACCATTTCAAGATTCGGCTTTGGAATGACGTGGACTTGATGAAGGCAATTACGGAGAACTATGATCGTCTTCCGGAAGATCTGAAAGCGGATTTGCCGCTGAGACGCGTTTGGACGCTGGCGGTGGAAGAATAA
- a CDS encoding Mu transposase C-terminal domain-containing protein, which translates to MALNVSAVGDGIRDALTGLRSRFVKGQPEAPPVRVDPEPGESQGLPNLAVSIRADNATSQMSALQLDYIHPTTIDAKQLTKAHERFKAIQAAIEAGRPYLPNLREAVATSGLSVATLYRLIQRFEETRDARSLCDRGVGQPRKARLDPRVIDVIAAAFHGKYLTNQNLKISRICEDVRATCWRDNLPLPSMNTVRTHLKRLRHQHGLRAVEVARGNRKIAHTLTPHHGTFNQHFGPWSLVQIDHTKLDIMVVDEETRKCVGRAFITIACDVYSRMILGFYISLDPVGALSTGLCLLHAMLPKDEWLKECDVPTIWPCWGKPAALHFDNGREFLGKMIHRFCKLHDVIIDHRPVGSPHFGGHVERMIRTLNEMLHTLPGSSFSNVQKRGDYNSEEMAALTVRELNAIVTEWITGTYHQKLHRTLGRTPLSAYQKAILGSTNLRGVGLAPRQYDENRLRFDLMPVVERTIQPYGVALENLVYVGEALGPYTGEKCRSGKGKLFTFLQDPRRINDLYFVAPDTNEIYALKLRDPLRANMSLWEWRAFHARAIKEGKDDFDQRAVFESHERLEQRRRAGVEETKKARRIRTRRMHHKPLETTVVEETEFVDWQSEVEPLEDRYS; encoded by the coding sequence ATGGCTCTCAACGTTAGCGCCGTTGGGGACGGCATACGCGACGCGCTCACCGGCCTTCGATCGCGTTTCGTAAAAGGTCAACCCGAAGCTCCTCCCGTCCGCGTCGATCCCGAGCCGGGCGAATCGCAGGGATTGCCCAACTTGGCTGTCAGTATACGTGCCGACAACGCAACATCACAGATGAGTGCGCTGCAGCTCGACTATATCCATCCGACGACGATTGACGCGAAACAACTTACGAAGGCGCACGAGCGGTTTAAGGCTATACAAGCCGCGATTGAGGCCGGTCGACCGTATCTTCCGAACCTTAGAGAAGCCGTGGCAACTTCCGGCCTTAGCGTCGCTACGCTTTACCGGCTTATCCAGCGATTTGAGGAGACCCGCGACGCCCGGTCGTTATGTGACAGGGGCGTTGGCCAACCACGGAAAGCTCGGCTCGATCCGCGTGTCATCGACGTTATTGCGGCCGCGTTTCATGGCAAATACCTCACCAACCAAAACCTCAAGATAAGTCGGATCTGTGAAGATGTCAGGGCCACATGTTGGCGTGACAACTTGCCGTTACCAAGCATGAACACTGTTAGAACTCATCTCAAGAGGCTGAGGCACCAACACGGCCTACGCGCCGTCGAGGTTGCGAGAGGGAACAGGAAAATCGCGCATACGCTTACCCCGCACCACGGCACCTTTAATCAACATTTCGGGCCGTGGTCGTTGGTTCAGATTGACCATACCAAGCTGGATATCATGGTCGTAGACGAGGAGACGCGAAAATGCGTCGGGCGCGCATTCATAACCATTGCATGTGACGTCTATAGCCGGATGATCCTGGGGTTCTACATCTCGCTGGATCCTGTTGGGGCACTCTCAACGGGATTGTGTTTGCTTCATGCGATGCTCCCGAAAGATGAGTGGCTCAAAGAGTGCGACGTGCCGACAATCTGGCCGTGCTGGGGGAAGCCGGCGGCGCTCCACTTTGATAATGGGAGAGAATTCCTGGGGAAGATGATTCATCGATTTTGCAAACTGCACGACGTCATAATCGATCATCGACCAGTAGGTTCTCCTCACTTTGGTGGGCACGTGGAGCGCATGATCCGCACGCTGAACGAAATGCTGCACACGCTTCCGGGTTCGTCGTTCTCAAACGTGCAGAAGCGTGGCGACTACAATTCAGAAGAAATGGCAGCGCTCACCGTCCGCGAGCTCAATGCCATTGTCACCGAGTGGATCACAGGTACCTATCACCAAAAACTCCATAGAACACTGGGCCGCACGCCTCTATCCGCGTACCAGAAGGCAATTCTCGGTAGTACAAACCTCCGCGGAGTGGGTCTGGCGCCTCGGCAATATGATGAGAATCGACTGCGGTTTGATCTTATGCCGGTCGTAGAACGCACGATTCAACCATATGGCGTTGCACTCGAGAATCTCGTGTACGTAGGAGAAGCTTTGGGTCCATACACTGGGGAAAAATGCCGCAGCGGAAAGGGGAAGCTCTTCACGTTCCTCCAGGACCCGCGCAGAATCAATGATCTTTATTTCGTTGCGCCTGATACAAACGAGATCTACGCTTTAAAACTGCGCGATCCGTTACGAGCGAATATGAGCTTATGGGAATGGAGGGCGTTTCACGCGCGAGCGATTAAGGAAGGGAAAGACGATTTTGACCAGCGCGCTGTCTTTGAATCACATGAACGGTTGGAGCAACGCCGCCGCGCCGGTGTTGAGGAAACCAAGAAGGCACGTCGGATCCGAACCAGACGGATGCATCACAAGCCGCTTGAGACGACGGTCGTAGAAGAAACGGAATTCGTGGATTGGCAGTCAGAAGTCGAGCCACTCGAAGATCGTTACAGTTGA
- a CDS encoding malonic semialdehyde reductase — translation MTATINKQTRALDARALDVLFHDARSANRFGAEPVPAELLEAIVNSAEFGPTAMNALPLRIVFVTSQEGKERLRPLLSAGNVEKMLSAPVTAILARDLEFHEHLPRLFPHAPQAYFDAARNSADEMSLQNATLQAGYFIIAARAYGLDAGPMGGFDHDGVDREFFPDGTRKSMLLVTLGYGDDSKLFPRNPRLDFTEIASFV, via the coding sequence ATGACGGCTACTATTAATAAGCAGACCCGCGCCCTGGATGCCCGGGCGCTCGACGTTCTCTTCCATGACGCTCGCTCGGCCAACCGCTTCGGGGCCGAACCCGTCCCCGCCGAACTCCTCGAAGCTATCGTGAACTCGGCCGAATTCGGTCCGACCGCGATGAACGCGCTGCCGCTGCGCATCGTCTTCGTGACCTCGCAGGAGGGGAAGGAGCGGCTGCGACCATTGCTCTCTGCGGGCAACGTCGAGAAGATGCTCTCCGCGCCGGTGACCGCGATTCTCGCGCGCGACTTAGAGTTCCACGAACATCTTCCGCGGCTCTTCCCACATGCGCCGCAAGCGTACTTCGATGCAGCGCGGAACAGCGCCGACGAGATGTCGCTGCAAAACGCGACCCTGCAAGCCGGCTACTTTATTATCGCCGCGCGCGCGTACGGACTGGACGCCGGACCGATGGGCGGGTTCGATCATGACGGCGTCGACCGCGAATTTTTCCCCGACGGCACGCGGAAATCGATGCTGCTCGTGACGCTGGGTTACGGCGACGACAGCAAACTCTTCCCGCGCAATCCGCGCCTCGATTTTACCGAGATCGCCTCGTTCGTCTAA
- a CDS encoding TniB family NTP-binding protein: MSEDLSHLATSTAEQAMWSNDLRIDLVRMGFWISTAHTQRIHGKLEYLVSHPQKSYMPNLIVVGHSGSGKTRLIEEFLSLHPASENAEQERSRIPVVYCEVPADPDLGGFYNQILVSMGAEPSRERVDARRRRVEDTLGLVEAKLLIFDESQHVLNAGPHLRRILASSIKSLSNQVKISIVLVGTREALTLLRLDPQIDRRFERDEIALWTLNQEWRRLLVTFERRLPLRKASRLSDQDVARTLHRRSSGTIGRLARTLSEAAVMAIEDGTERITPEILDRVTTSGEDAE, from the coding sequence TTGAGCGAAGATCTCAGTCACCTTGCCACGTCGACCGCAGAACAAGCGATGTGGTCAAACGATCTTCGCATTGATCTCGTGCGTATGGGATTCTGGATTTCGACCGCCCACACGCAACGCATACACGGGAAACTTGAGTATTTGGTGTCCCACCCGCAAAAGAGCTATATGCCCAACCTTATAGTTGTTGGTCACTCAGGCAGTGGCAAGACCAGACTCATTGAAGAATTCCTTTCATTGCATCCCGCGTCCGAAAACGCCGAGCAAGAACGTTCCAGGATTCCAGTCGTGTACTGCGAGGTGCCTGCGGATCCGGATCTAGGCGGGTTCTATAATCAGATCCTGGTTTCGATGGGCGCTGAGCCGTCGCGCGAACGAGTCGATGCGCGTCGAAGGCGAGTGGAGGATACGTTGGGGCTCGTTGAAGCGAAGCTACTAATATTCGACGAGTCTCAGCACGTCTTGAATGCCGGGCCTCATCTTCGACGGATTCTGGCTAGCTCTATCAAGAGCCTCAGCAATCAGGTTAAGATCTCGATCGTTCTTGTCGGAACAAGAGAAGCGCTAACGCTACTGCGCTTGGATCCACAGATTGATCGTCGATTTGAGCGTGACGAAATAGCACTTTGGACGTTGAATCAAGAGTGGCGACGACTGCTTGTCACCTTTGAACGTCGGTTACCGCTCCGAAAGGCGTCCCGATTAAGCGATCAAGACGTCGCCCGGACATTGCATCGTCGATCGAGCGGCACAATTGGTCGCTTGGCCCGGACGCTTAGCGAAGCCGCAGTAATGGCAATTGAGGATGGCACCGAGCGCATCACTCCCGAGATTTTGGACAGAGTCACGACGAGCGGTGAGGATGCCGAGTGA
- a CDS encoding magnesium chelatase domain-containing protein produces the protein MNGHMLSLAFCAGMLGIEGYVVRIEADSSPGSPAFTIIGLPDRALGEARDRVRAAIFNSGFAYPAGRLLVNLSPADVRKEGPAFDLAIALALLAIDEQIDRLALQNFIALGELALDGTLRPVSGILPMVIGARNAGFRRLIVPQRNADEAALVDGIELYAADTLQSAVAIILGNGAQWRRHTQAPTLEPADELVHGDLTDVRGQLAAKRALEIAAAGGHNLLFVGPPGCGKTMLARRLPSILPPMTLGEALDVTKIYSVAGLLTNRAGVVNARPFRFPHHTISQAALVGGGVGTN, from the coding sequence ATGAACGGGCATATGCTCTCGCTCGCGTTCTGCGCCGGCATGCTCGGCATCGAAGGTTATGTCGTCCGGATCGAGGCCGATAGTTCGCCGGGTTCGCCGGCGTTCACGATCATCGGCCTGCCCGATCGTGCGCTGGGCGAAGCGCGCGACCGCGTGCGCGCGGCGATCTTCAATTCGGGTTTTGCCTATCCGGCAGGACGGCTGCTGGTCAATCTCTCGCCCGCCGACGTGCGCAAAGAAGGACCGGCGTTCGATCTGGCAATCGCGCTCGCACTGCTCGCCATCGACGAACAGATCGACCGGCTGGCGCTCCAAAATTTCATCGCGCTCGGCGAACTCGCACTCGACGGTACACTGCGTCCGGTCAGCGGCATTTTACCGATGGTCATCGGCGCGCGCAATGCCGGCTTTCGCCGGTTGATCGTGCCGCAGCGCAACGCCGACGAAGCCGCGCTCGTCGACGGGATCGAGCTGTACGCGGCCGACACGCTCCAAAGTGCGGTCGCAATCATCCTCGGCAACGGCGCGCAGTGGCGACGGCATACGCAAGCACCCACGCTCGAACCCGCCGATGAACTCGTTCACGGTGACCTCACCGACGTCCGCGGTCAACTCGCGGCGAAGAGAGCGCTCGAGATCGCCGCTGCCGGCGGACACAATCTGCTCTTCGTCGGACCGCCGGGATGCGGTAAGACGATGCTCGCGCGCCGGTTGCCGTCGATTCTGCCGCCGATGACGCTCGGTGAAGCACTCGACGTCACAAAAATTTACAGCGTCGCCGGTCTGCTCACCAATCGTGCGGGCGTCGTGAATGCGCGCCCGTTTCGTTTTCCTCACCACACCATCAGCCAGGCTGCGCTGGTCGGCGGCGGTGTAGGAACCAATTAA
- a CDS encoding helicase-related protein: MGGSRETFADNQAISVAQAIEGAAAHQRYEQRLDIATGYFNLGGFLSIADVLERVPAVRILIGAEPEAETVPDKLEVDRDNPKRAVARVEEAIEAARDEEPFGEATTSEIERLKAFLQKTTTEVRIFRKRFLHGKAYIFGTEEGVIAGSANFTRAGLNYNLELDLGQYDPDRVKKVSDWFEALWNDSERYDLAYVFNKRLEEYDPHTIYLRMLYAQYSPELEEDEVRLRFGSLELAEFQQIGSQRAVRILDEWGGVILADGVGLGKTLIAGDVIRTFAIERGLRILVVCPAALRKMWNGFLVKQNLPGEVISYAELALDAHLTGGPTSKFALPPQQYRLIIADEAHALRNPDTGAYAAMLSFLAKSPEAKLLMLTATPVNNSLWDLYHEVMLFAKTDNAFSGVGIPNLRDHVKQVTNADPDDIDPGHMFAVLDAISVRRTRQFIKTHFPNAKIGDKIIVFPRVVAHAEKYDIDAVVPGLFEEVTDAIEHRLTMARYRSSSYALEPDSEVARQEFLSGLLRSQMLKRFESSVYAFMKTLEKMIAAHEQCLSLIETSGIVPLSALTVEEMQDADELESLLDDGEVGEIGNFDGETLTKDLRSDVKTLRDLLAKVSVISPSDDPKLANLVEILRGAAKQANGDKRKTLVFTSYVDTVRYIKDRLEAIAPDEPEIAALVERAAYVLGNQETDVDERGAIALGFAPKSMSVDGSEAEDLYDLLVTTDVLAEGQNLQQCGRVVNFDLPWNPMRVAQRNGRVDRIGSPHDIVDMHCFMPDAQLDAFLRLEERLARKIAHANAGVGVEGTVIPGMYGREKIFTDPDQVAAEKSKQLRDIAAGDEEALADLDRDDAYSGEQFRQELRAALLSEAGGSLENLPWGIGSGHNEGCTPSIVFLIRAGRKNLFRTVPLADLNIVDTDLLEALKTARCSFKAERTYPAEIRSKVYEAWNRVRESVHQMFQDQRDPAKRQVSLPKAQRDAIDLLQRSPHKFAPDAAEILASIWPKDVERALRVILKDETFDDQRKVDEIIAFIGTRGLKPQPYEETPDIRDKDIKLICYQIVLRKDYAAAGATQASND, translated from the coding sequence GTGGGCGGATCACGCGAGACATTTGCGGACAATCAGGCTATTAGCGTCGCTCAGGCGATTGAAGGCGCGGCCGCGCATCAACGGTACGAGCAACGCTTGGACATCGCCACGGGGTATTTTAATCTCGGCGGATTCCTTAGTATCGCCGATGTGCTTGAACGGGTCCCCGCCGTGCGAATCCTGATTGGAGCGGAACCGGAGGCCGAAACCGTCCCAGACAAACTCGAAGTCGATCGGGACAACCCGAAGCGCGCGGTTGCGCGCGTAGAAGAAGCCATTGAGGCTGCTCGTGACGAGGAGCCTTTCGGAGAGGCAACCACCAGCGAAATTGAGCGACTCAAGGCGTTTCTCCAGAAAACGACGACGGAAGTACGTATTTTCCGCAAGCGCTTCCTCCACGGCAAGGCATACATCTTCGGAACGGAAGAAGGCGTCATCGCTGGCAGTGCAAACTTCACGCGCGCTGGCCTCAACTACAATCTTGAACTCGACCTTGGGCAATACGACCCCGATAGAGTCAAGAAGGTCTCTGATTGGTTTGAAGCTCTTTGGAATGATTCCGAGCGGTACGATCTGGCGTACGTCTTCAACAAGCGACTGGAGGAATACGATCCGCACACAATTTACCTGCGAATGCTCTACGCGCAGTACAGTCCAGAACTCGAAGAAGACGAGGTTCGCCTAAGGTTTGGCTCTCTAGAGCTAGCGGAATTCCAGCAGATCGGCAGTCAGCGCGCAGTCCGCATCCTCGACGAATGGGGCGGCGTAATACTCGCGGACGGCGTTGGTCTCGGCAAGACGCTGATTGCCGGCGATGTCATCAGAACCTTCGCTATCGAGCGTGGCCTGCGCATCCTCGTGGTGTGCCCAGCGGCATTGCGCAAAATGTGGAATGGCTTTCTCGTCAAGCAGAACCTTCCGGGCGAGGTCATTAGTTATGCCGAACTCGCGCTAGACGCGCACCTTACCGGCGGCCCAACGTCCAAATTCGCTCTCCCGCCTCAACAATATCGGCTCATCATCGCAGACGAAGCCCACGCTCTGCGAAACCCGGATACCGGCGCATATGCGGCGATGCTATCCTTCCTTGCGAAGTCTCCCGAAGCAAAGCTTCTGATGCTCACCGCTACACCAGTGAATAATAGCTTGTGGGATCTCTATCACGAGGTCATGCTTTTCGCTAAGACGGACAACGCCTTTTCGGGCGTCGGCATCCCAAATCTGCGCGACCACGTAAAACAGGTTACGAATGCTGACCCGGACGATATCGATCCTGGCCATATGTTTGCCGTCCTCGATGCTATCTCGGTGCGTCGAACACGTCAGTTCATCAAGACCCACTTCCCCAACGCAAAAATTGGCGACAAGATTATCGTTTTTCCGCGTGTTGTCGCCCATGCTGAGAAATATGATATCGACGCCGTCGTGCCGGGACTCTTCGAAGAAGTAACCGATGCGATCGAGCATCGCCTCACCATGGCCCGGTATCGTTCAAGCTCTTACGCGTTGGAGCCGGATTCCGAAGTGGCGCGTCAGGAGTTCCTCTCCGGTCTCCTCAGATCGCAGATGCTCAAACGCTTCGAATCCTCGGTCTACGCTTTCATGAAGACACTTGAAAAGATGATTGCTGCGCACGAACAGTGTCTCAGCCTTATCGAGACCTCTGGCATTGTTCCCCTCAGCGCGTTGACCGTCGAGGAGATGCAGGATGCAGATGAACTCGAGAGCCTTCTGGATGACGGTGAAGTCGGCGAAATCGGAAATTTCGATGGGGAAACGTTAACGAAGGATCTCCGATCTGACGTCAAAACGCTCCGCGATCTGTTGGCAAAAGTCTCCGTAATAAGTCCAAGTGACGACCCGAAGCTCGCGAACCTCGTCGAAATCCTACGCGGCGCGGCGAAGCAGGCGAATGGCGATAAGCGCAAGACGCTCGTCTTTACGTCATACGTCGATACCGTCCGCTACATCAAGGATCGCTTGGAGGCGATCGCGCCGGATGAGCCGGAAATTGCGGCGCTTGTCGAGCGTGCCGCCTACGTCCTTGGGAACCAGGAGACGGACGTCGACGAGCGTGGTGCTATCGCCCTCGGCTTCGCACCCAAAAGCATGAGCGTCGACGGCAGTGAAGCCGAGGATCTCTACGATCTCCTCGTCACCACAGATGTCCTCGCCGAGGGCCAAAACCTTCAGCAGTGCGGACGGGTCGTCAATTTCGATCTGCCGTGGAACCCCATGCGCGTCGCTCAGCGCAACGGGCGCGTCGACCGCATCGGTTCCCCCCATGACATCGTTGACATGCACTGCTTCATGCCCGACGCCCAGCTTGATGCGTTCCTGCGTCTTGAGGAACGTTTGGCGCGCAAGATCGCCCATGCGAATGCTGGCGTCGGTGTCGAGGGAACGGTTATCCCCGGTATGTACGGTCGCGAAAAGATATTCACCGATCCCGATCAGGTAGCCGCCGAGAAGTCGAAACAGCTTCGAGATATCGCTGCCGGCGACGAAGAAGCTCTCGCCGACCTCGATAGAGACGATGCGTACTCTGGAGAACAGTTCCGCCAGGAACTTCGTGCTGCATTGCTCAGCGAGGCCGGAGGGAGTCTAGAGAATCTCCCTTGGGGCATAGGTTCCGGTCACAACGAAGGGTGCACGCCTTCCATCGTCTTCCTGATAAGAGCCGGTCGCAAGAACCTCTTCCGCACCGTTCCTCTGGCCGACTTGAATATCGTCGACACTGACCTACTCGAGGCGTTGAAGACGGCGCGCTGCTCGTTCAAAGCGGAGCGCACGTATCCAGCCGAAATTCGTTCGAAGGTATACGAGGCCTGGAATAGAGTGCGAGAGAGCGTCCATCAAATGTTTCAGGATCAGCGAGACCCGGCAAAACGCCAGGTGTCGCTTCCGAAGGCTCAGCGCGACGCCATCGATCTACTGCAACGATCGCCACACAAATTTGCTCCCGATGCCGCGGAAATCTTGGCAAGTATTTGGCCGAAGGACGTAGAGAGAGCCCTTCGCGTAATTCTCAAAGACGAGACCTTCGATGATCAACGTAAAGTAGACGAGATTATCGCCTTTATTGGAACGCGTGGCTTAAAGCCGCAGCCGTATGAGGAGACGCCGGACATTCGGGATAAAGACATTAAGCTCATCTGCTACCAGATCGTTCTTCGCAAAGACTACGCCGCGGCGGGTGCGACGCAAGCGAGCAACGATTAG
- a CDS encoding MarR family winged helix-turn-helix transcriptional regulator, producing MQTIHEAGACSKVPAVLREGIGWPVARLAHAFTNAHNEALAPLGLSLRTFAVLAMVEAGAAKSQLEIAQSVGLDKTTLVAAIDDLERRDFVRRTPDPDDRRARIVGITANGQTMLSEAAEVVRANERRILGGIAHDKAANVKATLIALLSGPLNAYLDRAGSCL from the coding sequence ATGCAGACGATTCACGAAGCCGGCGCTTGTTCGAAGGTCCCGGCCGTCCTGCGCGAAGGGATCGGCTGGCCGGTTGCCCGGCTCGCCCACGCCTTCACGAACGCGCACAACGAGGCGCTCGCTCCCCTCGGCTTGAGCCTGCGCACGTTCGCGGTGCTGGCCATGGTCGAAGCCGGGGCAGCGAAATCTCAGCTCGAGATCGCGCAAAGCGTTGGGCTCGATAAAACGACGCTGGTTGCCGCGATCGACGACCTCGAACGCCGGGATTTCGTCCGGCGCACGCCCGACCCGGACGACCGCCGCGCGCGCATCGTCGGGATCACCGCCAACGGTCAAACCATGCTCAGCGAAGCGGCGGAGGTGGTGCGCGCGAACGAGCGGCGCATTCTCGGCGGTATCGCGCATGATAAAGCCGCGAACGTCAAGGCAACGCTGATCGCGCTCCTCTCGGGTCCGCTGAACGCGTACCTCGATCGCGCCGGATCGTGTCTCTGA